From Rutidosis leptorrhynchoides isolate AG116_Rl617_1_P2 chromosome 3, CSIRO_AGI_Rlap_v1, whole genome shotgun sequence, a single genomic window includes:
- the LOC139900605 gene encoding uncharacterized protein yields MLESNKNATVGERLKTNNTTTSTSWNWSRAPNGRSLAELTELNNLVSTISLSNKPDTWKWNLDQSGIFTTKALATILDNFKLHTPSSTIKTPRNKLIPQKINIFIWRVLYGRIPTRVELDKRGVDLDSILCPLCNLHIESIEHILIHCTSTSNVWESILQWWNLPANTFTNLRDITLNDQSFTTSQNGANIWQAIKWASTYIIWKYRNLKVFGKKEWCAATILSEIQTQSFAWISKRHKKSIVMWHQWLVNPAFYISSNHQRSGIG; encoded by the coding sequence ATGCTTGAATCAAACAAAAACGCTACGGTTGGGGAAAGACTCAAAACAAACAACACAACGACATCCACTTCATGGAACTGGTCCCGTGCACCTAATGGTCGGAGCCTCGCCGAATTAACAGAACTAAATAATCTCGTATCAACCATCAGTCTCTCCAATAAGCCTGATACTTGGAAATGGAATTTAGATCAATCCGGCATTTTTACAACAAAAGCTTTAGCCACAATCCTCGACAACTTTAAACTTCATACACCGTCCTCCACCATTAAGACACCAAGGAATAAACTCATACCCCAAAAAATTAACATCTTCATTTGGAGAGTTCTATACGGGAGAATCCCAACACGTGTAGAACTAGACAAAAGAGGAGTTGATCTCGACTCCATCCTCTGCCCACTATGCAACCTACACATAGAGTCTATTGAACACATATTAATTCATTGCACGTCTACATCAAACGTCTGGGAATCAATTCTACAATGGTGGAACCTCCCAGCCAACACCTTCACCAATCTCCGTGACATAACCTTAAATGATCAATCCTTCACCACGTCACAAAATGGTGCTAACATCTGGCAAGCCATTAAATGGGCATCCACTTACATTATCTGGAAATACCGGAATCTCAAGGTCTTCGGTAAAAAAGAATGGTGTGCCGCAACAATCTTATCCGAAATCCAAACACAATCTTTCGCATGGATATCCAAAAGACACAAAAAATCTATAGTTATGTGGCACCAGTGGCTAGTCAATCCCGCCTTCTACATCTCCTCAAATCATCAGAGATCCGGCATTGGCTAA